The proteins below come from a single Triticum aestivum cultivar Chinese Spring chromosome 5D, IWGSC CS RefSeq v2.1, whole genome shotgun sequence genomic window:
- the LOC123122548 gene encoding uncharacterized protein, which yields MWRLPDPRSGGGTSSATSLTRSSAPSSLLPTKDAARTTVLSSRWRHLWHSAPLNLAVEHLARSIWLTGSFLRDIHYKPVYRRVSEHIDVTLSKILTVHTGPARRLSLGDRHGIRLNRGFCTKFDGWFCSTALDGLEELDFYLGGEPGWTLPTSVLRFAPTLRVARLCGCDFHEIKATPALRLPRLKELKLCGRATISDATLHCLLAGCTALEILQLDNIQGLSSVRIISSTLRSIGVSGSDFNIEESQIQELVIEDAPCLERLITLGPCGGPRIVKVLATPNLMVLGCLYGENFKTVNGTIVKEIVPTSLSASGRTVKVLILESIGPNLKAVVGFLRCFPCLEKLYIQSRLRKDMKNVCQYSTLDPIECLELHLRAIVLNTYEGKRADVDFAKFFVLNAKVLKVMKFGASGTCNDKWVANQRRRLQLGNRASRDARFDFERDFDIPSLCDDYHLYGMWTVDPFGSS from the exons ATGTGGCGGCTTCCCGATCCAAGAAGCGGAGGCGGGACCTCATCAGCAACCTCCCTGACGAGATCCTCGGCACCATCATCTCTCTTGCCCACCAAAGACGCCGCGCGGACAACCGTTCTCTCCTCTCGGTGGCGCCACCTCTGGCACTCCGCCCCGCTTAACCTCGCGGTCGAGCACCTCGCCCGCTCAATCTGGCTCACCGGCTCGTTCCTCCGCGACATCCACTACAAACCTGTTTACCGCCGGGTGAGCGAGCACATCGACGTCACCCTCTCCAAGATCCTCACCGTGCACACCGGCCCCGCTCGCCGCCTCTCCTTGGGTGACCGCCACGGCATCCGCCTCAACCGCGGCTTCTGCACTAAGTTCGACGGCTGGTTCTGCTCCACCGCCCTCGATGGCCTCGAGGAGCTCGATTTCTACTTGGGCGGCGAGCCGGGGTGGACGCTGCCGACCTCCgtgctccgcttcgcgcccacgctgcgcgtcgcgaGACTGTGCGGCTGTGATTTCCACGAGATTAAAGCTACCCCCGCACTTCGTCTCCCTCGGCTGAAGGAGCTCAAGCTCTGTGGTCGTGCCACTATCTCGGATGCGACCCTCCACTGCCTACTCGCTGGCTGCACTGCGCTAGAGATCCTTCAGCTTGATAACATCCAGGGGCTCAGCTCCGTCCGGATCATCTCGTCCACTCTACGTAGTATCGGTGTCTCTGGTTCTGACTTCAACATTGAAGAGTCCCAGATTCAGGAGCTTGTCATTGAGGATGCACCTTGCCTCGAGAGATTGATCACACTTGGTCCATGTGGTGGCCCGAGGATAGTCAAAGTCCTTGCGACGCCGAACTTGATGGTGTTGGGCTGCCTGTATGGCGAAAATTTCAAAACTGTGAATGGAACAATTGTGAAG GAAATTGTCCCCACTAGCTTGTCTGCATCGggacgcacagtgaaggtcttgattctagaatctatcggccccaatctaaaAGCAGTTGTTGGCTTCCTTAGATGCTTTCCCTGCTTGGAGAAGCTATACATCCAG TCACGCCTTAGGAAGGATATGAAAAATGTGTGCCAATATAGCACACTCGATCCCATCGAATGCCTTGAACTTCATCTCAGAGCAATAGTATTGAACACCTATGAAGGCAAGAGAGCAGATGTTGACTTTGCCAAGTTCTTTGTTCTGAATGCAAAGGTGCTCAAGGTAATGAAATTTGGTGCCAGTGGTACCTGCAATGATAAATGGGTGGCTAATCAGCGCAGGCGGCTACAACTGGGTAACAGAGCTTCTAGAGATGCGCGATTTGATTTTGAAAGAGATTTTGATATCCCCAGCCTTTGCGATGACTATCACCTGTATGGTATGTGGACAGTTGATCCCTTTGGTAGCTCTTAG
- the LOC123122549 gene encoding protein PIN-LIKES 7 has product MGFLSLLVVASMPIVQVLLIGVIGAFLASGYSKVLTASARRDMNKVVFTVFTPSLIFANLAKTVTLSDVISWWFMPVNIAITFLVGSALGWLACKILKPPPHFRGLIMAFCSAGNLGNLLLIVVPAVCDEDGNPFGNDRSQCRSRGLSYSSLSMALGGLFIWTYTYSLMQKSGKLYHKMQSKSVQCPADSDEEHLQGFKAGDEEAALPASAGPDDEHNEGSQIEAPLLSCESDVANNKGFWVNLKEAVHQLVEELMAPPTISAMIGFVVGLVPWLKSLIIGEGAPFRVIQDSLELMGNGTIPCITLILGGNLTQGLRKSVLKRMVIVAIVFIRYVAMPVIGIAVVRAAHGVGFLPHDPLYRYVLMLQFALPPAMNIGTMAQLFDVGQEECSVIFLWTYLVAAVALTTWSTVFMSILS; this is encoded by the exons ATGGGTTTCCTGTCACTGCTCGTCGTGGCTTCCATGCCCATCGTCCAGGTCCTGCTCATCGGCGTCATCGGAGCCTTCCTCGCCTCGGGGTACAGCAAGGTTCTCACCGCCAGCGCTCGCAGGGACATGAACAAG GTTGTTTTTACAGTCTTCACCCCGTCTCTCATCTTCGCCAACCTCGCCAAGACGGTCACACTGTCCGACGTCATCTCCTG GTGGTTCATGCCGGTGAACATAGCAATCACATTCCTGGTTGGCAGTGCTCTAGGCTGGCTAGCGTGCAAGATCCTGAAACCGCCGCCGCATTTCCgtggcctcatcatggccttctGCTCAGCag GAAACCTCGGCAACCTGCTGCTGATCGTCGTCCCGGCCGTCTGCGACGAAGACGGCAACCCGTTTGGGAACGACCGGAGCCAGTGCCGCTCGCGCGGCCTCTCCTACTCGTCGCTGTCCATGGCT CTCGGTGGCCTCTTCATATGGACGTACACCTACAGCTTGATGCAGAAGTCCGGCAAACTGTACCACAAGATGCAGTCCAAGAGCGTCCAGTGCCCCGCCGACAGCGACGAGGAGCATCTCCAGGGATTCAAAGCCGGCGACGAGGAAGCGGCTCTCCCCGCATCGGCTGGACCCGATGACGAACACAACGAGGGGAGCCAGATT GAGGCTCCACTACTGTCGTGTGAGAGCGATGTCGCCAACAACAAAGGGTTCTGGGTAAACCTGAAGGAGGCCGTGCACCAGCTCGTCGAGGAGCTCATGGCGCCGCCGACCATATCCGCG ATGATTGGATTCGTTGTTGGGCTAGTGCCATGGCTGAAGTCGCTGATCATCGGCGAAGGCGCCCCTTTCAGAGTTATCCAGGATTCTCTGGAGTTGATGGG CAATGGCACCATACCCTGCATCACCCTCATCCTGGGAGGAAACCTGACACAAG GGCTGCGGAAGTCGGTGCTGAAGCGCATGGTGATCGTGGCGATCGTGTTTATCCGCTACGTGGCTATGCCGGTGATCGGGATCGCCGTCGTCCGCGCGGCGCACGGGGTCGGGTTCCTTCCCCATGACCCTCTCTACCGGTACGTGCTGATGTTGCAGTTCGCGCTGCCGCCCGCTATGAACATCGGGACCATGGCGCAGCTGTTCGACGTCGGGCAGGAGGAGTGCTCGGTGATCTTCCTGTGGACGTACCTAGTTGCTGCGGTCGCGCTCACCACATGGTCCACCGTCTTCATGTCCATTCTCTCCTGA